One Paenibacillus riograndensis SBR5 DNA segment encodes these proteins:
- a CDS encoding 3-oxoacid CoA-transferase subunit B — translation MNNREFIVRRIAQEFKDGDVVNLGIGLPTMAVDYIPDNVHIMLQAENGILGVGPKAAKEQENIDCIDSGGSYVTTMSGACYFDSALSFSIIRGGHVDITVLGALEVDKNGNLASWMIPGKKVPGMGGAMDLVVGAKRVIVAMDHVNKNGEPKILEKCKLPLTAVNVVKTIVTEMAVIDVIPGTGLMLKEIAPGLSVEDVQKATGAKLLVSPNLKAIAV, via the coding sequence ATGAATAACCGGGAATTTATTGTGAGAAGAATCGCCCAGGAATTCAAAGACGGCGATGTGGTCAACCTGGGGATTGGCTTGCCTACCATGGCGGTAGACTATATTCCGGATAATGTTCATATTATGCTGCAGGCTGAGAACGGAATCCTCGGTGTTGGCCCCAAAGCCGCAAAGGAACAAGAAAATATCGATTGTATCGATTCTGGCGGAAGTTATGTTACAACAATGAGCGGAGCTTGCTATTTTGACAGTGCGCTTTCCTTCTCCATCATCCGTGGCGGGCATGTGGACATCACCGTTTTGGGTGCCTTGGAGGTGGATAAGAACGGCAACCTTGCAAGCTGGATGATTCCAGGAAAAAAAGTGCCGGGCATGGGGGGAGCCATGGATTTGGTGGTCGGGGCCAAGCGTGTCATTGTAGCCATGGACCATGTGAACAAAAATGGGGAACCGAAAATATTAGAAAAATGCAAGCTTCCCCTGACTGCTGTAAATGTGGTGAAAACCATTGTAACCGAAATGGCTGTCATCGATGTGATTCCGGGCACAGGGCTGATGCTGAAGGAAATTGCGCCGGGCCTGTCGGTGGAAGACGTTCAAAAGGCAACCGGGGCGAAGCTGCTGGTCTCGCCAAATTTGAAGGCCATTGCCGTCTAA
- a CDS encoding CoA transferase subunit A, whose translation MNNKLISAEDAVKKVKDGDTVMVGGFLAGGHPEQLVRALVETHSAGNLTIISNDTGTTELSIYKLVKSGRVKRIYASYIGSNPETGRLLMTKEAEVSLFPQGTLAEKIRAGGAGLGGVLTPVGVGTIVEEGKRKVDIDGREYLLELPLKADVALIRAHKADEAGNLVINGSSRNFNFVMAMAADYVVAQTDEYVKLGEIDPNHVNVPGIFIDAIVKVGDMHE comes from the coding sequence ATGAATAACAAGTTAATCTCCGCAGAAGACGCCGTTAAGAAGGTCAAAGACGGAGACACGGTGATGGTCGGCGGTTTTCTGGCCGGAGGCCACCCGGAACAGCTCGTGCGGGCGCTTGTCGAGACCCATTCGGCCGGTAATCTCACCATTATTTCCAATGATACAGGCACCACGGAATTATCTATATATAAGCTTGTAAAAAGCGGCAGAGTCAAGCGGATTTATGCATCCTATATCGGCTCCAATCCGGAAACGGGAAGGCTCCTTATGACCAAAGAAGCTGAGGTTAGCCTCTTCCCGCAAGGCACGTTAGCTGAAAAAATACGTGCAGGAGGTGCGGGTTTGGGCGGTGTTTTAACACCTGTAGGTGTAGGTACCATTGTAGAGGAAGGCAAAAGGAAAGTAGATATTGACGGAAGGGAATATCTGCTCGAACTGCCGCTCAAAGCGGACGTGGCGCTAATCCGAGCCCATAAGGCAGATGAAGCGGGGAATCTTGTGATCAACGGCTCCTCACGCAACTTCAATTTCGTTATGGCTATGGCGGCAGATTATGTAGTTGCCCAGACAGACGAATATGTAAAGCTTGGGGAGATTGATCCCAACCATGTCAACGTACCGGGAATATTTATCGACGCTATTGTAAAGGTAGGGGATATGCATGAATAA
- a CDS encoding TPM domain-containing protein: protein MKKTFVLFLMFSLLWMPDMYAAGIPARQGIVTDEASLLTKQETAAIAAIAEGDRYTIQVLTVDSLDGAESGAYATDVYDSWDLTPRDVLLLISAGDQKVELNFNNPGLQGYINSWSQAQGGALDTAAITGLLDTYFNPYAREGDFAGGIRSMIQKLHSFGGTGSGATSGGGTVGTTDSGAAGRSSSSPGLLKMAGIVIGIALLAFMLYVLFTGLRRRGQLRSQQEQLAGLLVRANRALESLQPFQGIVQGKTGEMVEGISKRLSAQLVEISALQSSQSSQPPFYRLKALRAASSQLQQTETAFRSTLEEEEQRIAVISDADRNVKQQITELKKEAPELNLQLQSAVKETGYELQEIAGDLKELAEETAKADELELFDPIAAQDMTGEAQEKQAQIEQDLQDVDTYDDKLNGFPGILAAARSTIAAVIEQNSLHNMKVKPYENLEQASAAAATLEAPLRSGDMDEVRKIAARMDTLLGDAIAMTERQALIRQNNLRDLDTVRSRWSGLSQRRNELHSRIAEARSRFAEHHLAPLEEVLETAGTELRQGAGEVPQIETWTSDQRGEYDNARNSLDQLLKLQEETARKFDNAGESLDMLSQRLANVTRLLSEGQERVDAAQRRLQSKGIASISQFQLSLLPEYGELEQLLSLRPYNLDELEAAAHAYESQISSFVEEANRLIRQKEEEGRLAQLAILREQQRREEARKRTSSSGGFGGGRSSGGSSWGGGGRSSGGSSWGGGGGKSGGNSSGGSKW, encoded by the coding sequence TTGAAAAAAACCTTTGTCTTGTTTCTGATGTTCAGCCTGCTATGGATGCCTGATATGTACGCGGCGGGAATTCCCGCCCGGCAAGGAATAGTTACCGATGAGGCCAGCCTGCTCACGAAGCAGGAGACAGCCGCTATTGCAGCAATTGCTGAGGGAGACCGCTATACCATCCAGGTGCTGACTGTCGATTCTCTGGATGGGGCTGAGTCCGGGGCCTATGCCACTGACGTCTATGATTCCTGGGACCTGACGCCGCGGGATGTTCTCCTTCTGATCTCTGCCGGAGACCAGAAGGTTGAACTGAACTTCAACAATCCGGGCCTGCAGGGATATATCAACTCCTGGTCTCAGGCCCAAGGTGGAGCTTTGGATACAGCAGCCATCACGGGACTGCTGGACACGTATTTTAATCCTTATGCCCGGGAAGGGGATTTTGCCGGGGGAATCCGTTCCATGATTCAGAAGCTGCACTCCTTCGGCGGCACCGGCAGCGGTGCGACTTCAGGCGGCGGCACAGTCGGTACCACAGACAGCGGCGCAGCCGGCCGCAGCAGCTCAAGCCCCGGGCTGCTGAAGATGGCCGGCATTGTCATTGGAATAGCGCTGCTGGCATTCATGCTGTATGTGCTGTTCACCGGCCTGCGCAGACGGGGGCAGCTCCGCAGCCAGCAGGAGCAGCTGGCCGGCTTGCTGGTCCGGGCGAACCGGGCGCTGGAATCCCTGCAGCCGTTCCAGGGAATTGTCCAAGGCAAGACGGGGGAAATGGTCGAGGGAATCTCCAAGCGGCTGTCTGCACAGCTGGTGGAGATCTCCGCATTGCAGAGCAGCCAAAGCTCGCAGCCTCCCTTCTACCGTCTGAAGGCGCTCCGGGCTGCCAGCTCACAGCTGCAGCAGACTGAAACAGCGTTCCGCTCCACGCTGGAGGAAGAAGAGCAGCGCATTGCCGTAATCAGTGATGCGGACCGCAACGTCAAGCAGCAGATTACCGAACTGAAGAAGGAAGCGCCTGAACTGAACCTCCAGCTTCAGAGTGCAGTCAAGGAGACCGGCTACGAGCTGCAGGAAATTGCCGGGGATCTGAAAGAGCTGGCTGAAGAGACCGCCAAAGCGGATGAGCTGGAGCTGTTCGACCCGATAGCCGCACAGGATATGACCGGGGAGGCGCAGGAGAAGCAGGCGCAGATCGAGCAGGATCTGCAGGATGTCGATACGTATGATGACAAATTGAATGGCTTTCCCGGCATTCTGGCGGCTGCCCGCAGCACCATTGCGGCAGTGATCGAACAGAATTCCCTCCACAATATGAAGGTCAAGCCTTACGAGAATCTGGAGCAGGCCTCCGCAGCTGCGGCAACACTCGAAGCTCCCCTGCGCAGCGGAGACATGGATGAGGTGCGCAAAATCGCCGCCCGCATGGATACCCTGCTGGGCGATGCCATTGCCATGACAGAGCGCCAGGCCCTGATCCGCCAGAACAACCTGAGGGATTTGGATACGGTCCGCAGCCGTTGGAGCGGGCTGTCTCAGCGGCGCAATGAGCTGCACAGCCGGATCGCCGAAGCCCGCAGCCGGTTTGCGGAGCATCATCTGGCTCCGCTTGAGGAAGTGCTGGAGACTGCGGGAACAGAGCTCCGCCAGGGGGCGGGAGAAGTTCCGCAGATCGAGACCTGGACCAGTGACCAGCGGGGGGAATATGACAATGCCCGCAATAGCCTGGACCAGCTGCTCAAGCTTCAGGAGGAAACCGCCCGGAAGTTCGACAATGCCGGGGAGAGTCTCGATATGCTGAGCCAGCGCCTGGCTAACGTCACACGGCTCCTGTCTGAAGGACAGGAGCGCGTAGACGCGGCCCAGCGGCGGCTGCAGAGCAAGGGAATCGCCTCCATAAGCCAATTCCAGCTCTCCCTGCTCCCTGAGTATGGTGAACTGGAGCAGCTGCTTTCCCTCCGGCCTTATAACCTGGATGAGCTGGAAGCGGCTGCACATGCCTACGAGTCCCAAATTTCCTCCTTCGTGGAAGAAGCGAACCGGCTCATACGCCAGAAGGAAGAAGAGGGGCGCCTGGCACAGCTGGCCATCCTGCGGGAGCAGCAGCGCCGGGAGGAGGCGCGCAAGCGCACCTCCTCTTCGGGCGGCTTTGGCGGCGGCAGATCATCGGGCGGTTCCTCTTGGGGAGGCGGCGGCCGCTCGTCCGGCGGGTCATCCTGGGGCGGGGGCGGCGGCAAATCCGGCGGAAACTCCTCCGGCGGCTCCAAGTGGTAG
- a CDS encoding acetyl-CoA C-acetyltransferase: protein MKKVALVSPLRTAVGSFNNGLSTLSATELGADVMTACLQQSRLEPALIDQIYLGNVLQAGIGQNPARQAALKAGIPIDVPASTINTVCGSGLHAVALAYNSILAEQGSVLLAGGMESMSNAPYVLKNARNGYKLGNGELIDSVVADGLTCPINKYHMGITAENIAAKYNISRLEQDEFAYGSQIKAREAKNKQVFAEQIVPVLTKTKKAEIWFSEDEHVRADTSKEKLSNLKPVFKENGSVTAGNASGINDGAAAVLVMSEDKCKEHAVQPLAYIKGYSLVGVDPAYMGMGPVKAISSLLREQGIPLEAIDLFEINEAFAAQALAVLKELGINPEKVNVNGGAIAIGHPVGASGARILVTLVHEMVRRSSRYGIASLCIGTGMGIAMLVENALI, encoded by the coding sequence GTGAAAAAAGTTGCATTAGTGAGCCCATTAAGAACAGCTGTGGGTTCTTTTAACAACGGACTTTCAACATTAAGCGCTACAGAACTGGGAGCAGACGTGATGACGGCATGCCTTCAGCAAAGCCGCTTAGAGCCTGCATTGATTGATCAAATTTATTTAGGAAATGTCCTTCAAGCGGGCATTGGCCAAAATCCTGCCAGACAGGCGGCCCTAAAAGCCGGCATCCCTATTGATGTACCTGCATCAACAATAAACACGGTTTGCGGTTCAGGGCTTCATGCCGTCGCTTTAGCTTACAACTCTATTTTGGCAGAACAAGGCAGCGTCCTACTGGCTGGAGGTATGGAGAGCATGTCGAACGCCCCTTATGTGCTAAAGAATGCACGAAATGGCTACAAGCTTGGCAACGGTGAATTGATAGACAGCGTGGTAGCCGACGGCCTTACATGTCCCATCAATAAATATCATATGGGAATTACCGCAGAAAACATTGCCGCGAAATATAACATTTCAAGACTTGAGCAGGATGAGTTTGCCTATGGAAGCCAGATCAAGGCCAGGGAAGCCAAAAACAAGCAGGTTTTTGCAGAGCAGATTGTTCCCGTTTTGACCAAAACCAAAAAAGCAGAGATTTGGTTCTCGGAAGACGAACATGTAAGAGCAGATACAAGCAAAGAAAAACTTTCTAATCTAAAACCTGTATTTAAGGAAAACGGATCAGTTACTGCCGGAAATGCCTCGGGGATCAATGATGGGGCGGCGGCTGTACTTGTTATGTCGGAAGACAAATGCAAGGAGCATGCGGTACAACCGTTGGCCTATATCAAGGGTTATTCCCTTGTCGGCGTTGACCCTGCATATATGGGGATGGGTCCGGTGAAGGCCATTTCGTCACTGCTTAGGGAACAGGGAATTCCTCTTGAGGCCATCGATCTGTTTGAGATTAATGAAGCCTTCGCTGCACAAGCATTAGCGGTATTGAAAGAGCTGGGGATCAACCCGGAGAAGGTGAATGTCAACGGCGGCGCAATCGCGATTGGACATCCTGTCGGTGCAAGCGGAGCCAGAATATTGGTTACGCTCGTGCATGAAATGGTACGGAGATCTTCACGTTACGGCATAGCCTCATTATGCATTGGAACGGGTATGGGAATCGCGATGCTGGTTGAGAATGCACTCATCTAA
- a CDS encoding acetoacetate decarboxylase, with translation MNPKEVLSLQSMPAASASYGRPPYRFIDREFFIITYESDPAAIRQAVPEPLQPDGSNTVSYEWIKMPDSSGLGSYEESGIVIPCTFQGEPCNFVAQMYLDNAPAILGGREIWGFPKKWANPRLSVEGTETLTGTLHYNHVLVAMGTMPFKHNLLDQADTAAAIAKTQVNLKLIPDVDGSPKIAQLVAYSLENVTVKGAWSGPARLNLIPHVNAPVADLPVKAYIGGKHFIADLTLPYARVIHDYLQ, from the coding sequence ATGAATCCAAAAGAGGTTCTTTCACTGCAGTCCATGCCTGCGGCCAGCGCTAGTTACGGTCGTCCCCCCTACCGTTTCATCGACCGGGAATTTTTTATAATTACCTATGAATCCGACCCCGCTGCGATTAGACAGGCGGTCCCGGAACCTCTTCAGCCGGATGGAAGCAATACCGTTTCCTATGAATGGATCAAGATGCCTGATTCATCCGGTTTAGGAAGCTATGAGGAGAGCGGTATTGTCATCCCGTGTACCTTTCAGGGGGAACCCTGCAATTTTGTTGCCCAAATGTACTTGGATAACGCGCCTGCTATTCTTGGAGGACGTGAAATTTGGGGGTTCCCCAAAAAATGGGCGAATCCCCGCCTGAGTGTTGAAGGTACGGAGACGCTGACCGGTACATTACACTATAACCATGTCCTTGTGGCCATGGGAACCATGCCTTTCAAACATAACCTTCTCGATCAAGCGGACACGGCTGCAGCCATCGCAAAAACCCAAGTGAATTTAAAATTAATTCCCGATGTTGATGGTAGCCCTAAAATTGCGCAATTAGTGGCGTATTCTCTCGAGAATGTTACAGTAAAAGGCGCTTGGTCGGGGCCGGCCCGGTTAAACCTGATCCCCCATGTCAATGCTCCTGTAGCAGATTTGCCCGTTAAGGCGTATATCGGCGGCAAACATTTTATTGCCGATTTAACGCTGCCATACGCAAGAGTCATTCATGATTATCTCCAATAA
- the tnpA gene encoding IS200/IS605 family transposase encodes MDLDTNNHSVFSLHYHLVLVVKYRRKVIDGEISDRLKVIFESIQMNYNITLQEWNHDKDHVHILMKAHPNSDISKFLNAYKSASSRLIKKEFPIIRQQLWKEYFWSRSYCLLTTGGAPIEVIRKYIESQGQK; translated from the coding sequence GTGGATTTGGACACAAATAATCATTCAGTATTCTCTCTTCATTATCACCTTGTTCTAGTCGTAAAGTACCGTAGAAAAGTAATAGACGGTGAAATATCTGATCGGTTAAAAGTGATTTTTGAGTCTATTCAGATGAATTACAATATCACTTTGCAGGAATGGAATCATGATAAGGATCATGTCCACATTCTTATGAAAGCTCACCCCAATAGCGATATTTCCAAGTTTCTGAACGCTTACAAAAGCGCTTCCTCTCGACTAATTAAGAAAGAATTTCCTATTATTCGTCAACAGTTATGGAAAGAATATTTTTGGTCAAGAAGTTATTGTCTGCTAACGACTGGCGGTGCACCTATTGAAGTCATCCGAAAGTATATTGAATCGCAAGGTCAGAAATGA